The Nitrososphaerales archaeon genomic sequence TCATTATCCTGTGCCACTGGATACTTGATCCCGAACTTTTCTACCGCAGCTTTTACGTTGCTGTAATTCTTTTCGAACTCGAACTCGGGGGTATGTACACCCAAGATTACAAGACCATCGTCAGAATACTTCTCATACCAAGCGTTAAGATAGGGAATTGTTCTAATGCAGTTTATGCATGTGTATGTCCAAAAATCAACTACAACAACATTCCCTTTTAGATCAGCCAATGAAATGGGTGCAGTGTTGATATAACCGCTTACTCCCAGAAGATCTGGCGCTTTTTGGAACTTTGATTTATCTATCGTAATTATTGTGCCCGATTCATCTATAACTGCTGGTTGGAATGAAATATTGCTGCCTTGGATCGAGTTAAAGTAGATACCGATTGCAGCAACTGCAACACCGATTGCAACGAATACTATGATTGCGCTCTTTGTCTCCACTTTCATACCGATCAACTTAATATTATTTGATTCACTACGGGGAAGTTGCCTAAGAGCGCTAATTGGTTGCTGAAGACGAGTATACCTAAAACGATCAGTATAGAACCCATGATCACGTTAAAGTATTTCAGATGCCTGCTCATCTTGCTAACGAAGTTGGTAGACTGTGAAAAGAATATGCCTGTTAATAGAAAAGGAACGCCAAGTCCCAGAGAATATGCAAACAGCAAGTTAAATGCCTGCCCCGGTAACGTTGCTGCTAACGTGAATATACTTGCAAGTATAGGACCAACACATGGTGTCCATGCAGCGGCGAATGCTAAACCAAACATGAATGATGTAGGATAGCTTATCTTGAACCTTTTTACCGTGAACCTCTTCTCGAAATTGAGAAAGTGCAACTTCGTGGATGCTAGCATGTACAATCCAAAGGAAATTATCATGATCCCTCCAACACGTGTAAGCCATATTGTGAAATCTGCTGCGATACCAGAGAGAACACTATTCAGCATTACACCCAATACTGAGAAAACAAGAGAGAATCCGAGAACGAAGAATACTGTGTTTAGAAAAATGTTAAGTCTAGTTGAAGTAAGTTTAATAGAACTGCTGGTCTTGCTGATCTCCTGAACGCTAGATCCTGACAGGTATGATAGGAATGCCGGTAATACTGGCAACATACATGGTGAGAAGAAAGAACCTGCGCCTGCTGCTGCCGCTATTATGAAGCCTAGCTCCATATTATAAATTTCATCATTTTGATATTTATCGGTTTATCCAAATCGTGCCCAAATCACAGCACTAGCATAAAATAAAGGTATGACGAAATGGCGAACGTGCCAGATGTTGATTGCATTAGGTTAAGAGAATTGCTTATAGCAAGTGTTCAAAAACATTTGTCAAATGCCATATTACTATCTGGCGGTCTTGATAGCAGCATAATCGCAAGCATAGCTGCAAAATTCACAAACTTGACAGGAATAACCGTTGCTTATGGAGATGCTCCTGATCCGCCATATGCTAAGATTGTAGCTGAAAGGTACTCTATCAAGCATATCATAAAAAATCTAATAGCAAGTGATATGAAAGATGCCATAGAGAACGTTATTAGAATTATGCAAACATTCGATCCAATGGAGATCAGAAATACAAGTGTGATTTATCTATCACTGAAAGAACTGAAAGACAATGGGTTCAGTTCTGTCATGACAGGTGACGGGGGGGATGAATTGTTCGGAGGGTACAATTACATGCAAAAATTAGATATTCATGAATTAGCGAATGAATTTAATAAATTGTGGAGTACTATGCGCTTCTCTTCCCTTATAATAGGCGAGGAATTAGGAATAAACGTAAAAACGCCCTATTTGGATAGAGAGTTCTTAGAATTTGCAAAACAGATCCCTATTGGTCTTAAGATAAGGGAGAAAGATGGTACAAGGTATGGCAAGTGGATACTCCGTGCATGTTTTGAGGATTATGTAACAGCAGATATTGCGTGGCGAAGGAAGATGCCGCTTGAAGAAGGTGCTGCCGTTGACATATATGCTGAAAACCTGATTTCTATAGGCGATACTGATTTTGAAGAGAAGGTAAAGTACCATCTATCACATGATTCGGTAAGGTTACGTAATAGAGAACATTTGTATTATTATACTATTTACCGCAAGTATTTCGGAGCT encodes the following:
- a CDS encoding cytochrome c biogenesis protein CcdA, with the protein product MELGFIIAAAAGAGSFFSPCMLPVLPAFLSYLSGSSVQEISKTSSSIKLTSTRLNIFLNTVFFVLGFSLVFSVLGVMLNSVLSGIAADFTIWLTRVGGIMIISFGLYMLASTKLHFLNFEKRFTVKRFKISYPTSFMFGLAFAAAWTPCVGPILASIFTLAATLPGQAFNLLFAYSLGLGVPFLLTGIFFSQSTNFVSKMSRHLKYFNVIMGSILIVLGILVFSNQLALLGNFPVVNQIILS
- a CDS encoding asparagine synthase-related protein; translation: MPDVDCIRLRELLIASVQKHLSNAILLSGGLDSSIIASIAAKFTNLTGITVAYGDAPDPPYAKIVAERYSIKHIIKNLIASDMKDAIENVIRIMQTFDPMEIRNTSVIYLSLKELKDNGFSSVMTGDGGDELFGGYNYMQKLDIHELANEFNKLWSTMRFSSLIIGEELGINVKTPYLDREFLEFAKQIPIGLKIREKDGTRYGKWILRACFEDYVTADIAWRRKMPLEEGAAVDIYAENLISIGDTDFEEKVKYHLSHDSVRLRNREHLYYYTIYRKYFGAPKWSKCESRCPDCLGCVMTDSRFCRTCGAYPIKPV